In Arachis stenosperma cultivar V10309 chromosome 1, arast.V10309.gnm1.PFL2, whole genome shotgun sequence, one DNA window encodes the following:
- the LOC130961586 gene encoding uncharacterized protein LOC130961586, with amino-acid sequence MAAWQGNMLTSHVAADSVSPDSLSFSGLVSIQGQSMLPSPNHAKYYQESKQNPEFEFSSTKPDLNSTVDAIKIIPADLLISNGQLQPQAFSSQSLIRNQSSSLGSLLATHSSSKMSSGKTGSVMKHQEQHSKASRHKTNESTTRRRFGQKMKCFLSPCRDSQAIKPTVAKAQTIPEI; translated from the coding sequence ATGGCTGCGTGGCAAGGAAACATGCTTACCTCCCACGTCGCAGCAGATAGTGTTTCACCGGATTCACTCTCTTTTAGCGGCCTTGTTTCTATCCAAGGGCAATCAATGCTCCCTTCTCCTAACCATGCCAAATACTACCAGGAAAGCAAGCAAAACCCAGAATTTGAATTTAGCAGCACTAAACCAGACTTAAATTCCACAGTCGACGCAATCAAGATTATACCTGCTGATCTTCTTATTTCCAATGGTCAacttcaaccacaagcatttTCAAGTCAGTCTTTGATCAGAAATCAATCTAGTTCTTTAGGCTCATTACTAGCAACTCATAGCAGTAGTAAGATGTCAAGTGGGAAAACAGGCAGCGTAATGAAACATCAGGAACAACATAGCAAAGCAAGCAGACATAAAACCAACGAAAGCACCACAAGGAGAAGATTTGGCCAAAAAATGAAATGCTTTCTTTCACCATGCCGAGACTCGCAAGCCATTAAGCCAACTGTTGCTAAAGCACAAACCATTCCAGAAATTTGA